GCTTTCCACCCCTATAGTACTATCACTGACACTACTACCACCACACAAAGTCTACGgtgtatcatataaataatataaaaacaaaattatagagaatacgaatatttcttcgtataaaaggAGCATGAATATTTCCATAGTaggttaattaaaattatagtataaactataagtaaagggatttagttatttattttgtaaataactacattttttgatatcaaTTGAAAACACGTACCTATGGAATTAAGTTTTAGAGTTAGGTATACTTaacttaatcataattttagggtaaattatatttaaattatttttgcttttgaaaaatgtacatattttgtatttacaatgattattactattaaaaacttACATACACTGCAAAATTAGTCTCAAAAGTTAAATAAAGATacgagttataaattatattatcaagggttaaaattattaaacaggcAATTTGAATCCAAATGATATCCTCTTTATACTCAAAATAGTTAAAGCAGTAGTTGCTGTCTGTAGATCAAGAGGAGtgaagatatatttatatacctaagcaATTTTTGGACacagtataattttcaaatttgtttgctcttatacctaaataatttctagatttttaaatgttctatattttttagttttttcctatacaatatataatatatatggtgaTAAAAAGTGTCATGCTCTgcttcaaaaattgaaaatgtattaagtacaAGATTTATCATAAGTtgatcataataaaattttaaaaagaagttTGGCTTACACtctgaaaaatacatttaaaatataaaaaatacattaatacaagtCCAAATTAACGACATTGACGACTTTGGGAACATTcggacatattaaataatataatgatttatctacagtcaatttttgttattttgttattgtaaaaaatattaataactgaaACTTTGATTTGTGCTATTTAGGTATACCAGAAACCTATTCACGTTGACTTACAACTTAAACAGctagaaatattataagttataataattataataatatgatatttgcgATTTGTTGTTggccaaaaatcaaaattaattcaatctaTACCTTATTactattagaataataaattactaatagcaaatagcaatattaataacttcataattaaaaatctttagatATCGACTGATCTCCGCTCGAATACTTATAATCGCTCAtcgtattaaattaattcaaatgtgAATGttaacgcatataatattacagccaCCTACTCAATTTTGAGGTAAAGTCAGTGCTTTATTCAGCTTTTATATGTGCCGGGGTATTTCTCCCTtggtcaccccccccccccccttcaccATGAAGGCCTGAAGCAATTACTGAGTACAGTTGACTCCTAGCACTTATAGGTATACTGCAGTACAGCgacttcttttgttttttaaatttttatcagtgGCATaagttgaaaaattgtatttcttatagatactagatagatatattaatagacttgtatttattatttttaaatgtaagctgaataataactataaattatatgataagacttagaaaatttaaatatcccaTACATTgactacctatctatataatcgctaaataagtacctactaactaaACTATAACTACTCAAACACCATGCtgttccaaaaataaaaaagcccatatttattaaaaatgcaaatgttattttttaatctgaATTTGTTGTATGAATTTTGAAATAGATacttatacagtatattatatagatacacatattttttgatagAGATCAgaggaaaatgtaattttaaatgggACATCTAAGtctatatctatgataatattaacatattttttaagtttttttctaaatgtaatattaatatgtggtgtatatttttactatattttgtagttttgtacaaAGTTATTTAGTTGTATTACAGTTAGTTTTACAGATTTTCTAAATcctaatatacctatttctCACCACATTTCAGCtcttaaataagtaaaattaatttcaattgcTTTTGTTAAGTGGTGCTAGGTATTTAAGACATGGATTAGAAACTATAGTTACTTGTATAGTTTTATGACGGTATTTAACCATTTAAAATCGTTCTTTATAGGTgcctgataaaataaaaatccaaaatctaactatagtaggtattaacaggtaggtataggtactctaCCTGTGTAAAGATAATTGATATTCAGTGGCGTGTACATATAGGGTCTAAGTGTTGCTCGGGCAACTCCTTAAATTTGGGTAAGTGGGTATTGATAGATAAAAAACAGGTAATTTTATAGGTCGGTATAACAGTGTTATGAGGGTAAGTctcctaaaattatttgagcaacaCAAATTTTGTGTATGTTACACGCCACTGTTGATATTTATCTCACAGTTTCACATACCTACATAGGCGACGTGATAGTGTAGGTGCCAAAGAATAACTGTCCCTGTAAGGCTGTACCATAGGCGTAAATAGGAAGGGGGCTTTAGGGACTAagcccccaaacatttcctaaattttgttttaagcttattcaatattatcaaagtaaggctttagccccctcccccaaatctcaaacgctatttgctcCTATgggctgtatataatataatataggtattacactatgattattattttcagccGTAAGCTGTGCtgcattaggtacctaattgcaTTGCATAAAGTAATTCATGaacaaagttaataattatttttaaggaaaCTAAATACGCCCGTCGATCATAGTCCATAGTCGATTGTGATGTTGAGGGTTTGTGATTTCACGATAAACAGTTGAACATCGTCGAATGACGGTAGAagcatacataaaaataaaagtgtaaaattaataataaccccCATACCGTTGGCGCAGGCTAGCGGTATAACGTGAGAATTTTTACGTATGCTTGCTAAAAGTCAACACTCAGCAGTAACGTCGCTGACCTTATTACCAACATTATTATTCCATGTTATCACAGTCGGCCTATGAAGGTCTAAACAAGGtggatacctacattatatccACCTTTGTGCTAAAGTTTATAGATTTATTGTCTATGGGCAATGATTCTAGACtctagtatattatgatttatgtttatgGCCTGGTCTCtctattacaatttatgatacaaaatatcgatatattaataaatttcaaaaatagctttatttatttactaattagctAAGATTTAGCCTCCCTAAAATAAcccttattgatttagatataagcccctataggttattttaaataaattgttttgtaagGTGGGccgaagcccccccccccccagaatttGTATCCTAGTTGAGCCTATGTTTATCCTATTCgtctaaattgtattctttaatACTTTTGATGAGTGTGCTAAGAATAGTACTAGTATACTAAATAACAATTTCTTTTTTACTGGATTTCATCCTGTCTATCAccacatgataaaatatttttgaacaacacGTACTTAATaactaagtattttattttgatttaaattataaagattgtaattttatatgcCGCTATTGAAAaatttggtggggggggggggttcaaaAACCCTGCAGGATACGTGATTGAATGAACTTGCTCTGTAGAATCAACcgaatttgataattttattttaactgataGAATATTCTATCTCTATAGGCCTCTATATCGAActccgtttttaatattttaatctcaaactttttaatatgtcttcaaaaataatacaattttaagcatttttaaaaaattatattatacaattatttaaaataaaataaaaaatcggagTTCGATGCAGCCTGTAGGAAGTTTTCttctttcagaaaaaaaaaaggtgggcaagtgaatgtcactctgctatatagtaggttacaagtgggtcactgtataatggatggtattaaatttgaattcaatgatagaatatcattgtataagaaaaacgattctgagcggagactgaatctaggtataagatatattatatacttatatcaatggtattaaaaaaaaaaattgacctataataggtacctataataaattccaaattaatcatatcacaatatccattaggtacttataacgcgttatacatcaacaacaaacagtgatactatcatagatatataatagtatactttagaagtttcaagtacccacaaacagtcctgtaaagtatttaagtaaaagtatttgagtaaaagtattacTTACAAAtcaagtattgaataactttttaaatactttcagcatgaagtattttgaatggtattttaaatactttttggtattgaatactttggttttttatttcgaacatttattttcattcaaaataattggttagaaaaatattattgtcaaNNNNNNNNNNNNNNNNNNNNNNNNNNNNNNNNNNNNNNNNNNNNNNNNNNNNNNNNNNNNNNNNNNNNNNNNNNNNNNNNNNNNNNNNNNNNNNNNNNNNNNNNNNNNNNNNNNNNNNNNNNNNNNNNNNNNNNNNNNNNNNNNNNNNNNNNNNNNNNNNNNNNNNNNNNNNNNNNNNNNNNNNNNNNNNNNNNNNNNNNNNNNNNNNNNNNNNNNNNNNNNNNNNNNNNNNNNNNNNNNNNNNNNNNNNNNNNNNNNNNNNNNNNNNNNNNNNNNNNNNNNNNNNNNNNNNNNNNNNNNNNNNNNNNNNNNNNNNNNNNNNNNNNNNNNNNNNNNNNNNNNNNattttcaatccttagctataaaagtaggaagattttataaatttttaactacaaaataattattaaatatcaaatttgataaattttgtcaaaatttgaactacaaatgcttataaaaaataatttacctatgtatttttgatatttttcaactgctattgtaacaatatatcaggagccttgcattaaattttcacgcttttttacccaacaaacaaaattttattgaaatttatagaaaaaaaaactaaacaaattgaaaactgagaatgtccgtaaacagctcaaaaaaagtcaaaatattttcaaaattttatggtgtataataaaagaaaatattaacattcagtgaaattttcaaatatctacaattattcgttttttaattacaattaaataagaaaattgtcacatgagaaatcgagcgaatatcaaatgttgtaaaaatatgaatttcaaacgttcataaaaatttaatttgactttcttgtagacattttttttttttgataaaggtagacaatattttgaggaattatgtattacattttcaaatcttagatttaaaaagaaaaattttttacgaattcttaacacaaaaaaattttctaatttttgtgatttttacatattttgtcaatttttaaactttaaatgctaataaaaaaaaactgtaactaaggatttttaatatttttcaaatgccattgtaacaatatagtagaagccttgtattaaattttcaagtgtttttactcaacaaataaagtttttttgacattcatagaaaaaaaactaataatattggaaactgaaaatgtccctaaatatttcaaaacaaatcaaaatattttgaaaattttatcatgtatagaaaatgaaaatataaacaaccagtgaaaatttcatgtatctacggtcatttgttttaaagttacaccaaaaaccaaaatcaattttctcgaaaacagattttgtggaaaaattcccgtttttccttaatttttcttttgtttttcacggcgcttttgaaaactattggaaatttcaaattttgacctcttgaatgcaccaactagattcactttcccatcaaacaagatactgttgaagaaaacgaagcagttttactgcctcaaaccgtgatgaaagacacaaaaaaaattaataaaataaataaataaataaaaaaacacactttgtaaaattaatacattcatcgttccactcaaaatctaaaatagtcatcaaaatctgACAATCACTCAAGGTCTGATAATTATTCCtgtgaagtatattataataaatataaaacattttcaatataatacacacTATCAAGTTGAAGTccacataaaaaaaagattggTATTAAAGTTAACACAGTACGACCATTTATCTCAGAACTTGGTTAAGTTAAAATGTGTAGTCTTTCAATGTTATGTTTATGGAAGTTCAATTTCATGTCATACGGAAATACGGTAGCTGCTTCAACTGTCCAAAAGGGGTGGTGCCACCCCGTGACTGTAGCGCAGAAATAGTCTGAATTACATGCTAAGACTTGACCATTTGGCACAagatttttagtacctacctagtataatTCGATTAGAAAAATCCgttaaaaatctattaatataatacacataatagaaaaattacctacttaaacgAGCTCCAggtaaaatagaattttaataaatggtaAATTGGTTGTCAGTAAATTagaaaacgtattttataaaaattgtaggtttaaaatacttgaaactGTATCAGCGATTTTAACAGATGTAGAAATTTTCATCCAAGGGATCCCAGAAGATATGAAATCAGatgacataatatgtgtattatggTGTATTTCACGCCCATGGGTTTCTGTTGATGTCAAAAGAAGCTTccgtgtttataaaaatattttatcggatCGCTGGCAACGCtattcattgaaaatattaaaaaatattaatcgttatACGCACCTCGGATATTACTACAGGTAAAGGTGACCTACAACAAGCATAATAAGTAAATTTCTACATAATTTCCTGATTCCTTGATTAACATTACATCCGTAAGCTGTCAATATCAtcgaattttagattctgagcggagcgaggaagctattggttttacaatatgtgtttatttgtattttttatttttatatcccgtacacaaaatttctaccagaaggagtgcttcgatttcaacaaatagtaccttatcttttagaaaattggatcaagatggtactttagagaggtcattttccaattttctcaatagttatttaacgccacgggaaaaaccaccgaaaaattacgaaaaaacgctaaaaatgggattttaatttctaacgctttatttattaccatagaaacgaataaaaaattataatattataatattataattcaacttacatgataaaataaataataacaaaatataaaatatccagactgacaaaccgtctccgctcagaatcgtttttcttatacaatgatattttatcattgaattcaagtctaatacaacccattatacaattacccacttgtaacctaccgtacagcagaccgacatccacttacctgctttttaaatatttatcccatctatttttcattaacattttttatttgtattttaataattttaattttgtgtatctATTTAATTcgaatttagattataatattatatgtataatatacctatatatatatacatatattttattgtacacgactatagataatattatctatatacctagaacaataatattgtcactTGATAAGAACCATTGAActatatgataacaataatctAAGACCGTGTGATAACATATAGTTATCATATAGTTCAATGATAAGAACACGTTAAAGTGATAATGTGTGCCATAACTTGTTCATGacgttttcaaaatgtattatgtttaaatgtatactaattaataattatgtatgaactatgaatgtaaatactaaatatataataaataataaactaattataacataaaataacataaatattgtgtagTGTATAACCACTACAGAGTAATATTCAAACAGAAACATTTAGCGGGTAAACTTGGATTGTCACATCATCGAGTACAGTAAGTAGTAGTCGTCTGCCACATAACTCGATCAAAATGTATCgctaatacaatatcatattgcCTAAAACAGTACATAGCCTGTTTGTCTTTCTTTTTTACAGGACTTGTTGAATTGTGAGATCTGATGCCGTTCAACGTGGACACTCCGTTTTCTGTAATTGCCGACTGGTCTTGGGACGAAGTGTGCAAGTATGCTCGTGAGGCGGCGGTGTTCTTGGACGATTATGCCGCAGAGTCGCTGCACTGGCACGGTGGATGTGTGCTTCTATATCGAGCTGGTGCGAAAAGTGTCAAGGAGCTGTCATCTTTTGAAGTGAGACCATATTCCAAGAGATTTACCCATGACATTGTTGACCTTTGAACTGTTTTATTTAACGTGTGCAGAGTGGCAACCCAAAAGACCGCAgatgtttattgattattggAAAACCTGTCGACGAACTGGCAGTAGCGATTGTCCGAGATGTTTTGAATAACAGTAATTTTAGATATTGTCGTTTTGTTGCTGGATGTGGGTTTGAATCATACAGTGTTGAAAAGCTGGAGAATGAACTATGCAAAATTATTTCAGCTAAGTACGAGGTAGGATTACTCATTTGAGTATCTGTAtttttacttacatattttatagagttGATTGTTTAGAATCTTCATAACATAGCCCATATTATGTACTTGTACTATAAtgtgattaattaaattatttatttactcttaCTATTATTACACTATGTTTTAGGATGGTACAGTGGATGTAATGGATATACCAATATCATTGACTTGCTTGTCtcctacattatttttagtgcCCCATCTTCAAGACATTCCTTTGTTGATAgaggtatgttataatattaacattagggGTACAAAGTACTACAAACATGCTTTATTTGTGTGACTAAAACATTTGATTTGCTCACCTGTATCaactattatgaaataattctgaaaaaatattgtatacaaattaatatatttatgttgtagAATAACTATGAAGTGTATGTTTCAAAAATGGCAGCAACTTTAAACAACATATTTAATCATTTGAATGTAAAATATGACCTTTATGCTGTTGGACCGTTAAGTGAAGCTGTAACTTAccatttttctaaaattcaaaaagttagtactatcattattaaacctatataattttattttatatcgatATCTTGATTTTAGACTTCAAATACAGAGTCGAGCCGCCTAAATGTTATACTTATTGATCGAATAGTTGATATGTATGCAGTTACTGATTTCGCATCTAGCTGTCCATTAGACAAAATGAATATGTTACTGACTAGATTTCCCAAAACATGTTCTGATATAGCTGTCATAACTGAACCTTTGTTACAAGACTTAGAGTgagttgaatacattttaaacatgttatatttatgtgacctaattttaataattgtattgagtagataaatatattatataattacacaatCTGATATTACTTAGtcaatttcagttttaaattattattatatttatgtgtaacaTGAGGGGTTAGAAAGCAAAATATTTCTGTAATGAAGTTTCaagtttgttataaatatttaaagcatattttttaacattattatattgcatataattatttattaatattaatccatataattattaatttttaaggcACAAGTCGATCAATGATCAATTACAAGTACCGATGTGTTTAGCTCCAACACTGAAACCTACACCTATAGTTGAATGGTTATTaactaaaactgaaaaaaatgtattggctAGCATAAGAACTACATTAACTGAAAAATGTTCTGgacctattaaaaaaactatatcaaGGATTACACCTCAGCTCTTAGAAACTCTTTTAGATGATGAAAAGTTTAATAGTAAAGAATCTATAGACTTTAAAcaagtaaatataattgaataagaATATACTAATTGCTGTATATATGTagaaattgattattttgttgaagttacaaaactatagtactataaagttaaaatgttcaactatcataactaaaatacaaaataaaacaagaaataatattcaaaacatttataaatgtttattatatacttttgggttataaaacaatttttataagagGTGTTACAAATGTGATTTCCTCCTCATGTGTTTATTTTTCTGTcaactgtataaattattatatttattattgcacaatatattgtatatatatttttttaaatagtcaattatttaaaaaaaaacaacattttaatttataaggtcatttacaatttttgaatttaaagtcTGCTCATAATATGTTGCACTAAAAGTagttaaaattgttgaaaaaaactGTTATTCTATTTGTGAATTctcattttagtaaaaaatttgtaaatgttattCATACCAAAATTGGTGAACTAATTATTTcactaatttgaaaataatataatatttcagcaAGTACTTTGTATTTGTGCTGCCTTAAAATCTCAAAATCTCCCAATAATTGAACTTGCTCAAAATATTGGCAAgctattattacaaaatatttcaatggaAAGTGACAATAACATCTTAACACAAGTGAGTTAATAATGTctggtgaattattattaattaaataatatatgtatgtatttaatataattttgtgttcatatttatttttaacaaggttagtcaattatttaaaacaaggaAAGACAGAAAATTGACTGTAGAAAttctattatgtattttagttcAATTATATTCAGTTGTTGATGAAGATTTTGTAATATCTGAAGAACATCAAATAGACTTAGAGAATATTGTTGGTGAAGCCTTTTTTGAAGACTTGGAATATTTACcagattatataattaatgatttaataggtacacataaaaaaaatttaaaaaataattcattcatttacattttataatttttttatgtttttaaatgttcaggAGTGGATTTTAGTACCTTGCTGGGTTGTCAACAAGCTGCAGAAAAattcctttttattttaaaacaaattaagcgGTCAAGACAGCATTTTATTCAATACaggtaaatttttataaaaaaattattatagacttaCTTAGActacctaacaaaaatatattaaatataatatatacctactactaacaatttagttatattaataagttgGCATTTCGTggaataagataaataataaataatgtaaccaGTTACTAGTCTAATATCTTTTATTACAGCAAAAACTTTGCGAGATCAATTTATGCACTTTTCAcagtaattcttttttttttgtgatgtttTTTCAtatgttaatgtatttatttgatcTTTATGGGAAACGTTTTGAGCAGTAAATTGGCGTTATtgtctttaaattaattttctcctaacgttaatcaaaatattatgtaattgataTTAACAACATAGTTGGTTTgacttatgaaatttatttacatCTCGTTATTCCTTTACCATCCTACCACCACCAATAGTTCAAAAATATGACGGTGAAGGA
This portion of the Acyrthosiphon pisum isolate AL4f chromosome A1, pea_aphid_22Mar2018_4r6ur, whole genome shotgun sequence genome encodes:
- the LOC100165621 gene encoding uncharacterized protein LOC100165621 isoform X1; its protein translation is MPFNVDTPFSVIADWSWDEVCKYAREAAVFLDDYAAESLHWHGGCVLLYRAGAKSVKELSSFESGNPKDRRCLLIIGKPVDELAVAIVRDVLNNSNFRYCRFVAGCGFESYSVEKLENELCKIISAKYEDGTVDVMDIPISLTCLSPTLFLVPHLQDIPLLIENNYEVYVSKMAATLNNIFNHLNVKYDLYAVGPLSEAVTYHFSKIQKTSNTESSRLNVILIDRIVDMYAVTDFASSCPLDKMNMLLTRFPKTCSDIAVITEPLLQDLEHKSINDQLQVPMCLAPTLKPTPIVEWLLTKTEKNVLASIRTTLTEKCSGPIKKTISRITPQLLETLLDDEKFNSKESIDFKQQVLCICAALKSQNLPIIELAQNIGKLLLQNISMESDNNILTQVSQLFKTRKDRKLTVEILLCILVQLYSVVDEDFVISEEHQIDLENIVGEAFFEDLEYLPDYIINDLIGVDFSTLLGCQQAAEKFLFILKQIKRSRQHFIQYRRLFLSENPYVPTVYSSFVKQLMDDVCSPMRPNLSVLNTKSDGIKDYIKLGFNKIINTVNKHPLDCDHLIVFVIGGISGHEVHSICEATKNCGIRVSIGSTRLLSPYEAVHSLFKKV
- the LOC100165621 gene encoding uncharacterized protein LOC100165621 isoform X2 is translated as MPFNVDTPFSVIADWSWDEVCKYAREAAVFLDDYAAESLHWHGGCVLLYRAGAKSVKELSSFESGNPKDRRCLLIIGKPVDELAVAIVRDVLNNSNFRYCRFVAGCGFESYSVEKLENELCKIISAKYEDGTVDVMDIPISLTCLSPTLFLVPHLQDIPLLIENNYEVYVSKMAATLNNIFNHLNVKYDLYAVGPLSEAVTYHFSKIQKTSNTESSRLNVILIDRIVDMYAVTDFASSCPLDKMNMLLTRFPKTCSDIAVITEPLLQDLEHKSINDQLQVPMCLAPTLKPTPIVEWLLTKTEKNVLASIRTTLTEKCSGPIKKTISRITPQLLETLLDDEKFNSKESIDFKQQVLCICAALKSQNLPIIELAQNIGKLLLQNISMESDNNILTQVSQLFKTRKDRKLTVEILLCILVQLYSVVDEDFVISEEHQIDLENIVGEAFFEDLEYLPDYIINDLIGVDFSTLLGCQQAAEKFLFILKQIKRSRQHFIQYRRLFLSENPYVPTVYSSFVKQLMDDVCSPMRPNLSVLNTKSDGIKDYIKLGFNKIINTVNKHPLDCDHLIVFVIGGISGHEVHSICEATKNCGIRVVIHLMTELSLLLTKCT